The DNA window AGGATTCGGAATTTTCTATGGAGATTTGCAAAAAACCTACTGCCAACAAAAAGTAACCTATCCAAGAAAGGTGTGAATTTAGACATTTCTTGTCCTATGTGTCACTATGCACCTGAAAATCTGCAGCATCTGTTTATGGCTTGCCTTTTTGCCCAAGCGGTGTGGTTCTCTTCCTCCTTGGGGATTCACATTCCACAAAATTCTGACCCGTGTAAATGGCTCGAGGAGTGGGTGGGGCAGAAAGACGGTTATGTGGGACAGTTGGTGAGCACAATTTTATGGAAAATTTGGAAGTCTCGCAATGATTGTGTGTTCTCGAACgctaaagtcatgccttttgacGTGGGAAGAGAAGCGGAGACGTATGTGCAGGAATTCAATGCGGCCAATCCTGAGATCTGCGCGAAGCATAGAGTTCATATGGTGAGTGGAAAATCGGAAAGACCAAAGGGATGCGTCTTTATTCATGTTGATGCAGGCTGTTTTGATGAGGGATGTATGGCAATGGGAATGGTGATCAGTGACAGCAATAGGAATGTGATTCTGTCAACTTGCAGCAGAAGGAACATTAGTGTAGAACCGGATTTAGCGGAGGCTATGGCAATTGAGTCGGGGTTGGCAACGGCACTGAAGCTTAAGTACCACTCGATAGTTCTTCAATCAGATGCAAAAGGGGTGGTGGACTGCATAAATGGCTTGGAGGAAAATTTTAACATTGAACCTGTGGTGATGGATTGTaaggtttttttaaaacaatttgaatgtTTTTCTGTGATCTTTTGTAATCGCTCCTTTAATAAGGATGCCCATAATTTGATAGGAATTGGTAGACGATTAGGGAGTAGAACGTGGTTAAATGTTATTCCACCCGTGGATGTAGATTTGTTTCCGACTTCGGTCTCTGTTTAATGAAGTTCGTtggttatcaaaaaaaaaaagatatagtCGCTTGCAAGTGCAGGAATAGTAGGAAATTTGATTGTTTATCTTATACAAGAATTTAATATAAAGAGCATGAGACTTAAATTTAGAACCAATTCTTCTTCATTTAACTTCGTTTTTTTAATGATATCTtagattaaacaaaaaaaatatgacaaattttgtGTCATTTTAAATGTTACTAAAACAAATCAAGAATGTCATACTCATTTTTTTACCTGATTTTCACTTTTTAGATGCTAAATCGTGAGAGAATTTGagttttatgatatttttaaagTTTTGGATCTAGGAACATGttaatattattcttaaataCTAAAAGTTAAAACTTTTAAGAGATAAATAGGCGAAATTTCCACAGTTCGATCTCCCGCAACTGCAATCGGGAGGGGGctgaaaccacttgatgtcagaactgaccCTCAAATCGGACTAAACTTGCAAGTCCAATCAAAACAACCtaacatataaaatacaacacatGTGATATTCAATGTTCATTTTACTGATCCCCAAATTTATTACACTCATCTTGAATTTTGAACTAACTTGAACGTTGAAGTGCTAATCTTACAAGTTCACCTCATGCCTCTGTATCGGAATATCAGCGCCACCATTTCAGGATCTCTCGCCATTGATACATACCAATTTTAATTCCACGATGGAACATTGGCGCCTTCTGTGGGAATTTACTCCTAATTCTCGTAAATTTATCAACTAATGAAccactaattttatcaaacacttcaattagcttattagCTATAAATAAATCAGGCatcagctataagtcatcagccatcagtcataagttataagctataaactaaTTTATCAACCAACTgctatttttatcaaacagagCCTTAATATCTCATCTTtgtaatttattattcattatatCATAAAGTGTCTCTGATACATTCGAAGGTAtcatataaataaaatgaaactttttaattttattaattttttatctttttaattttaaaatattgtagTTTCCTTTAGTTCTTTAATAGTGTATTTGATTTGGAGATACTAAGATTTGCCATCTAACTTTTACACTAGAGTAAAAATGTAGCCtcaaatttttgaatattaaatttttaaaaagttgtttgtcaaaatattttgaagatATTACAAAACCATTCATTAAATTAGGTAGGACAATATGAACAGCTATATTGCATTTTCTAAAAATGATTTtccaatttaaaataaaaaaacaccaaTTATTTCCATAAAAAATCTCATCCAGTCAATCCCACTTTGTTcatttttgtttaaacaaatgaTACATCCTTTCAACAAAAGTTAATGAATTCTCCACGTTTTCAACAACTTATAAGCATAACAATAtcaaggcaaaaaaaaaaaaacattaaactaTAAGAATCCTAGAGAGTGCAAATCAACACCAAACTTTCCTATAAAAAACACCACACACACTGTTTCTACAACAGCACAAGAGTGAGGTCAACAATGGATGATAATAAGCTAGCAACATCCCCAAAAGAACCACAAAGTTTGAATAGTAGGAGAAAGCATGGTGGTTGGAGAACTTTCCCCTTCTTCATTGGTCTACCTCTTTTCTTTAACCtttcaacacaacaacaacattattCACTCACTTTTACACATAAAAATGTTCATGATCATGTTAGTTAATAAATTTGTTACTCTTTTTTTATATAGGTATGGTGGCGGGGTTATCGCTTGCAAGTGCGGGGATTGTTGGAAATTTGATTGTTTATCTTATACAAGAATTCAATATAAAGAGCATCAATGCTGCCCAGATTGTAAACGTGGTTGTTGGAAGCTCGAATCTAGTTCCTCTAGTTGCTGCAATTGTTGCTGATTCTTTCTTTGGCTCTTTCTCTGTTGCCTTTGCTTCTTCTTGTGTTTCTTTGCTGGTAAACTACTACTACTATATCTATATCTAAATGTTAGGTtgcattttgttttattttatgttcTACTTGGTCTATTTTTGTCACTGATGTAATTATAATATCTCTAtttcctttgttttatttattacttTCATGCCTAAGAATTATATTTTAGCAATATATGAATATTAACTATGAAAGAAATATATTCATGTTTACAaactaattatttatatttttcatcTCAAAACAAACTAGTTAAAGGATTATACGtggatattttattttatctagatttttgatatttttatacataaatttaatttttttaattcattggtaaatgatatatttagtctaaaaatatatagattaatAATTTAGAAAGAGATTTTTACCACAAGTTGAgaagattaaaaaataataaatactacATTATAACAATACAATTATAGATATAATTTTCAATGTTTaatagtttattttttttatttccgaACCAATATTATGTTTTATGctctattatataaaaaaatatttttaaaatttatagaataattaatatatttaatttatagatcagatatttaattattcagtaaattttaaaaacatttttttataataaaaattagaaGGAATAGTTGTATTATAGGTGTTGTTTATATGCCTACAAATGTGTGTTAAAATAGGTTATCTCAAGATTAAGTTAAgaattcaattttataaaatgacaaaatataaaattaatttttaatccaccaactattattaatttttatataagttCAATCATGATGAAATAATTGTAATAGTAAATTAATCCTAAACCTAACCATCAATGCATGATTAACCAAAAGTCTTTGTTTATCTCCTTTTTTCCATACATAACCacacattataaaaataataatctttcaatcattttcaatttaattatttCCACGAGATGTTCTTCCAAATGTTTCCATCAATATCTGATTGAAAAGACAGAACATAAAACTAATGTAATTTCAAAACatattgttgatgatctttgatACTGCAGGGAACAGTTATTCTATTTTTGACAGCAACAATAAATTCACTAAAGCCTCATCCATGCAACGGTTCATCTTCCACATGCAAACCACCAACAGAAATCCAATACACAGTTCTATACATAAGCATAGTCCTAATATCAATCGGTTTCGGAGGCTCCCGTTTCACGTCAGCGTCACTAGGCGCAAACCAGTTCGATAAACCAGAACATCAAGGAATATTTTTCAACTGGTTTTTTTTCGCGTTCTATGTCGCGTCTGGAGCTGCATTAACCGGAGTCATTTACATTGAGGATAATTTCGGTTGGGCGTTAGGATTCGGAGTTTGCGCCGTTGCTACTTTTCTCAGTGTGGTTGTTTTTTTGTCGGGTTATGGATTTTATCGAAATGATAAGCCTAATGGAAGCGCGGTTTTGGATTTGGGACGGGTTTTTGTTGCTAGTTTAAGGAAGGGGAAGTGGAAGCACTCGTCTAGAATGGAAGATTACTATACTGGTGCAACtggttatgatgttgttgttcaaATTCTGCCTCCAATAACGCCAGGAAAAAGATTAAGGTACTAAGCACTGTTTCATTTGTTTCGTTTATGTTTCAACAAGAAACACGAAACAACAAATGTCATAGATAGTGGCAGCTGTTTTTTTGTTATGGTAGACCCTATTATTTGGAAAAGTCTAGGTGGTGGGAAATTATTATAATGATGGTTGCTTTAGAAATTGGTGGTGGGTAATTCTTTAGTGAATGTCAGAATTTTGTTAGGTGTTAAAGATAGAGAGTGTGGAGTGGGGAACTTTTAGTAATGGCCATAACTGTTCATAGTTGAAGTAGTTGAGATAAGCTAGTGGATCCAATTCATGTAAAACTCAGAGCCGTGGGTGTACATTTGACAGGCGTGCAAGGAGGACTACCGCACATGATCCTAAATTTGACATGTTTAAACTGTGACTAAAAAGGACCTTTAAAATATTTGTCATGATTAAATCACAGGGTCTCTATTTGATTTGTCACACTTAAACCGTGATTAAGCAACACACGTGATTAACCTACATTGGACCTTCGAAAAATTAAGACGGTCCTAGTAAAAATACTTGAATTTTTCCCCTATTGTTtgattattttgaattatttatattttaaaacgtTATAAGTTAGTCGAAAACGGTATACATCTTTAAAGTCTTCAAAGCAGAATCTTTCTCGGTCGAAATGGACACATTAGGCCTTAAACACACTAAGCTATTAGACATAAATGACTAAATGAGCCCAGAGCAATGAGAATATGTCTATAATAAGATCTACAAATGATATTTATAGACCTAGATACCAGATCCTAGATCCAACCTCAACAAATCTTAACATTGTTCTGATGTATATGCTAATGCAGGTTCTTCAATCGTGCAGCTCTGATAACTGATGCAGACCTAAACTCAGATAACACAATTAAGAGATCATCATGGAGGCTATGCACAGTTCAACAAGTCGaagatttcaaaaaaataattggAATCTTACCACTATGGACTTCAAGTATATTCCTCGCGACTCCAATCGCAATACAAAGTAGCTTGACAGTACTTCAAGCTTTAGTCATGGATCGTTCTTTAGGATCACATTTCAAAATCCCGGCTGGTTCTGTTTCTGTTATAATCTTAGTATCAACAGCCATTTTCCTCACTTTTCTCGACAGGTTAATATTGCCAGGTTGGCATAAGGTTACTGGAAAATCGCCTACACCGCTCCAACGAATAGGAGTCGGACACGTGTTGAATGTTCTTGGCATGGTTGCTTCTGCTCTCGTTGAATCAAAGAGACTCAAATTAGGACATGAGCATGTTTCCATGTCAGTGTTATGGTTGTTTCCGCAGTTAGTGCTTGTTGGCATTGGAGAAGCTTTTCATTTTCCTGGACAAGTTACATTCTATTACCAACAGTTTCCACAATCACTTAGAACCACATCAACTGCAATGATTTCGATGCTTATAGGGATTGCTTTTTACCTGAGCACTGCTTTAATCGACCAAGTTCGTAGGAGTACGGAATGGTTACCTGATGATATAAATCATGGGAAGGTAGATAATGTGTACTGGATGTGTGTTCTGTTTGGGGGTATCAACTTTGTGTATTACTTGTTGTGCTCTATTTCTTACAAGTATGAAAATGTTTAGGAGAATGCGATGTTATTATGATAAATGTCATCACTGTTATGATTAGAATAAGTATCAATGTTAAGCTTAGATCGACAATAATATAAGAGTGTTATGAAATGAAGCGACTATACAAGAGTTACCTCAGAGGACAAACAAAGATTATTCACATTGAGAGAGATATTATTCGCATACATCAAATATAcacttgttttatttattttttggctCTATACATAGTATCTGAATTTGCCTAAAATTGACCAGTACTTCAAACTTTATTCGGAACAATCTAGACTTTATATTGCATACCAATCTATTCGCTAAAGATGTTTGTTAGCACGTAGTATTTGATGGTTAAAAACAATGAGGCTAACAGCATTTTCTAAGGAATTAGTCGGCGAACAGAAACAAAAACTGTTTCTTTAAGCTTTAGCTAATGTTGCAATCCCTGGAATTTGCAGAAGAATCCTCTTCAGAAGATAGATCGCCCTCTAACAATCCTAAAAGATACTTTTCTTCATCTTCGTCGTCACTCACAATATCCGCGCTATTATGTGTTCTTTCAATGTACGCCAATGTCTGCCGCCTCTGCAGACGAAGAACGTGCATCATAACATCAGGAGTAAGAGTGACCCGTGACCGATATTCCCTTCCCTTTCTGTTTGCTTCAATTACCTGTTCGCATGAATTAACAATCAGAGAGTTGCAATCAATAAAGTAAACCAGATTTTACAAATATAAATATCAGGTTAAGCACTAAACATATGGACCAAAAAAAAATTCCCAATACCATAGTACCTCTTTCGCGTTTGAAGGAAGTGGAGGAGTATCACTCCCTATAGGCGCCcatattttcacatttttttctatgCCGCAAGTAGCTAGAAAGGGTAT is part of the Vicia villosa cultivar HV-30 ecotype Madison, WI linkage group LG2, Vvil1.0, whole genome shotgun sequence genome and encodes:
- the LOC131653808 gene encoding protein NRT1/ PTR FAMILY 2.6-like, which produces MDDNKLATSPKEPQSLNSRRKHGGWRTFPFFIGMVAGLSLASAGIVGNLIVYLIQEFNIKSINAAQIVNVVVGSSNLVPLVAAIVADSFFGSFSVAFASSCVSLLGTVILFLTATINSLKPHPCNGSSSTCKPPTEIQYTVLYISIVLISIGFGGSRFTSASLGANQFDKPEHQGIFFNWFFFAFYVASGAALTGVIYIEDNFGWALGFGVCAVATFLSVVVFLSGYGFYRNDKPNGSAVLDLGRVFVASLRKGKWKHSSRMEDYYTGATGYDVVVQILPPITPGKRLRFFNRAALITDADLNSDNTIKRSSWRLCTVQQVEDFKKIIGILPLWTSSIFLATPIAIQSSLTVLQALVMDRSLGSHFKIPAGSVSVIILVSTAIFLTFLDRLILPGWHKVTGKSPTPLQRIGVGHVLNVLGMVASALVESKRLKLGHEHVSMSVLWLFPQLVLVGIGEAFHFPGQVTFYYQQFPQSLRTTSTAMISMLIGIAFYLSTALIDQVRRSTEWLPDDINHGKVDNVYWMCVLFGGINFVYYLLCSISYKYENV